The following are from one region of the Melospiza melodia melodia isolate bMelMel2 chromosome 14, bMelMel2.pri, whole genome shotgun sequence genome:
- the AFF4 gene encoding AF4/FMR2 family member 4: protein MNREDRNVLRMKERERRNQEIQQGDEAFPPNSPLFAEPYKVTSKEDKLSSRIQSMLGNYDEMTDLIGERPLQKIVAIPKPSVPAAPDDKPVPGFFAEQRHGAGSHQSSKWTPVGPAPSTSAQSQKRSQGLGGHGQRSGGGAAAGARHERDSYGGRKKGQHGSEHSKGRSGSPGKPPALASLAPGHSRAHGGEHHGKEHQRSKSPRDPEPSWDSPSRVPSFASGQHSTQSFPPSLMSKSSSMLQKPTAYVRPMDGQESMEPKLPSEHYSSQSHGGGVNELKPSSKAHLTKLKIPSQPLDASASGEVSCVDEILKEMTHSWPPPLTAIHTPCKTEPSKFPFPTKESQQSSFGTGEQKRYNPSSKTSNGHQSKSCESNQTDMLKDDLKLSSSEDSDGEQDCDKTVPRSTPGSNSEPSQHNSEGADNSRDDSSSHSGSESSSGSDSESESSSSDSEANEPSQSASPEPEPPPTNKWQLDNWLNKVNSHKVSPASSVDSNIPSSQGYKKEGRDQGTGSGYTDQGGSKDSISSTPGRDSKPTQKGSESSRGRQKSPAQSDSSTQRRTVGKKQPKKAEKTSVEEPRGGLKIESETPVDMATNIPSNRHKAATKGSRKPNIKKEPKSSPRPTTEKKKYKASSKSAQKSREFIETDTSSSDSDENESLPPSSQTPKYSESNRTPVKSSMEEDDSFFRQRMFSPMEEKELLSPLSDPDERYPLIVKIDLSLLSRIPGKPYKDPEGAKAEKKSAPEKHGREGQKQPSDKGSTKGKRKHKQNEDENRASESKKTKLEEKAPSGHKNSSSRESSKPSAVKEKDLLPSPAAPALQKDSKQEHSSRKRTVSQSSSLKSSSNPGKESSSGSKSSSSSKQKKTEGKGSSSAKEAKEKILNNSSSCPPASAQATESVKSRRAKLVFDDRTYSADHYLQEAKKLKHNADALSDRFEKAVYYLDAVVSFIECGNALEKNAQESKSPFPMYSETVELIKYTMKLKNYLAPDATAADKRLAVLCLRCQALLYLRLFKLKKESALKYSKTLTEHLKNCYNNSQAPSPGMGSKPVGMPSPVSPKLSPGNSGNYSSGAANPSGSGSSVTIPQRIHQMAASYVQVTSNFLYATEIWEQAEQLSREQKEFFAELDKVMGPLVFNTSIMTELVRYTRQGLHWLRLDAK from the exons ATGAACCGTGAAGACCGGAATGTGCTGCGTATGAAAGAACGGGAAAGGCGAAATCAAGAAATTCAGCAGGGTGACGAAGCCTTCCCACCCAACTCCCCTCTCTTTGCTGAACCCTACAAAGTG ACCAGCAAAGAGGACAAGCTGTCGAGCCGCATCCAGAGCATGCTGGGGAACTATGATGAGATGACGGATCTCatcggggagcggccgctgcagAAGATCGTGGCCATCCCCAAGCCCTCGGTGCCGGCGGCGCCCGATGACAAACCCGTGCCCGGCTTCTTCGCGGAGCAGCGGCACGGCGCGGGCTCCCACCAGAGCAGCAAATGGACCCCGGTGGGGCCGGCCCCCAGCACCTCGGCCCAGTCCCAGAAGCGCTCGCAGGGGCTGGGGGGCCACGGGCAGCGCTCGGGGGGCGGCGCGGCCGCGGGGGCCCGGCACGAGCGCGACTCCTACGGCGGGCGCAAGAAGGGCCAGCACGGCTCCGAGCACTCCAAGGGCCGCTCCGGCAGCCCCGGGAAGCCGCCGGCCCTGGCCTCGCTGGCCCCCGGGCACTCCAGAGCCCACGGCGGCGAGCACCACGGCAAGGAGCACCAGCGCTCCAAATCGCCCCGGGACCCCGAGCCCAGCTGGGACTCTCCCTCGCGCGTGCCCTCGTTCGCCAGCGGGCAGCACTCGACCCAGTCCTTCCCCCCCTCGCTGATGTCCAAGTCCAGCTCGATGTTACAGAAACCCACTGCCTACGTGAGGCCGATGGACGGGCAGGAGTCCATGGAGCCAAAGCTTCCCTCGGAACACTACAGCAGCCAGAGCCACGGCGGCGGCGTCAACGAGCTCAAACCCAGCAGCAAGGCGCACCTGACCAAGCTGAAAATTCCCTCTCAGCCACTGGAT GCATCAGCCTCTGGTGAGGTGAGCTGCGTGGATGAAATCCTCAAA GAGATGACCCACTCCTGGCCTCCTCCACTGACTGCCATCCACACCCCCTGCAAAACTGAACCCTCCAAATTCCCCTTTCCAACCAAG GAGTCTCAGCAGTCCAGTTTTGGCACTGGAGAACAGA AACGATACAATCCCTCATCCAAAACCTCCAATGGTCATCAATCCAAATC ATGTGAATCGAACCAGACAGA TATGTTGAAAGATGACTTAAAGCTCAGCAGTAGCGAAGACAGCGATGGAGAGCAG gaCTGCGATAAGACCGTGCCAAGGAGCACACCTGGAAG TAATTCTGAGCCTTCCCAGCACAACAGTGAGGGAGCAGATAACTCCAGGGATGACTCGAGCAGCCACAGCGGCTCcgagagcagctcaggctccgaCTCGGAGAGCGAGAGCAGCTCCAGTGACAGCGAGGCCAACGAGCCCTCCCAGAGTGCGTCCCCCGAG CCAGAGCCACCGCCCACAAACAAGTGGCAGCTGGATAACTGGCTGAACAAAGTTAATTCCCATAAAGTGTCACCAGCTTCTTCCGTGGACAGCAATATCCCTTCTTCCCAAGGCTACAAGAAAGAGGGACGGGATCAGGGTACAGGGAGTGGGTACACTGATCAAGGTGGATCCAAGGACTCCATTTCTTCTACACCAGGGAGAGATTCCAAACCCACCCAGAAGGGCTCGGAGAGCAGTCGTGGGAGGCAGAAATCACCTGCCCAGAGCGACAGCTCGACTCAGAGGAGGACTGTAGGGAAAAAACAGCCCAAGAAAGCAGAAAAGACATCTGTGGAAGAGCCCAGAGGAGGTCTTAAAATAGAAAGCGAAACCCCAGTAGACATGGCAACAAACATCCCTTCAAACAGGCACAAGGCAGCCACCAAAGGCTCCAGGAAACCCAATATAAAGAAGGAGCCCAAGTCTTCCCCTCGACCtacaacagagaaaaagaaatacaagGCTTCGAGCAAATCTGCCCAGAAATCCAGGGAATTCATCGAAACAGATACCTCATCCTCTGATTCAGATGAAAATGAGAGTCTGCCTCCTTCCTCGCAAACACCCAAATACTCTGAGAGCAATAGGACTCCTGTTAAATCTTCCATGGAGGAGGATGACAGCTTTTTCCGGCAAAGAATGTTCTCTCCTATGGAAGAGAAAGAGCTTCTGTCCCCGCTGAGTGATCCTGATGAAAGGTACCCACTCATTGTGAAGATTGACCTGAGCCTCTTATCCAGGATACCAGGGAAGCCTTACAAGGACCCCGAGGGAGCCAAGGCAGAGAAGAAAAGCGCCCCGGAGAAACACGGCCGGGAGGGCCAGAAACAGCCCTCAGACAAGGGCTCCACCAAAGGCAAGAGGAAACACAAACAG AACGAGGATGAAAACAGAGCCAGTGAAAGCAAGAAAACGAAACTGGAAGAAAAAGCTCCCTCAGGACACAAGAATTCCAGCAGCAGGGA GTCTTCAAAGCCAAGTGCTGTTAAAGAGAAGGATTTGctgccctcccctgctgccccagccctgcagaaggATTCCAAGCAGGAACACAGCTCCAGGAAGAGAACAGTCAGTCAGTCCTCATCCCTAAAATCCAGCAGCAACCCAGGCAAGgagagcagcagtggcagcaagagcAGCTCCTCCTCCAAGCAGAAGAAGACAGAGGGGAAGGGGTCCAGCAGTGCCAAGGAAGCCAAG GAAAAGATCCTGAACAATTCCTccagctgccctcctgcctctgctcagGCCACGGAAAGTGTGAAGTCGAGGAGAGCAAAGCTTGTTTTTGATGATAG GACGTACTCAGCTGATCACTATTTGCAGGAAGCAAAGAAGCTGAAACACAATGCAGATGCTTTG TCGGACAGGTTCGAGAAGGCCGTGTACTACCTGGATGCTGTCGTGTCCTTCATTGAGTGTGGGAATGCATTGGAGAAAAATGCTCAGGAATCCAAGTCCCCGTTCCCTATGTATTCAGAAACTGTGGAATTAATCAA GTACACTATGAAACTGAAGAATTACTTGGCCCCGGATGCCACGGCTGCAGACAAAAGGCTGGCAGTGCTTTG CCTTCGGTGCCAAGCTCTGCTGTACCTGAGGCTTTTCAAACTGAAAAAGGAAAGTGCATTGAAATACTCCAAAACTCTGACTGAACATCTGAAG AATTGCTACAATAATTCTCAAGCACCATCACCTGGTATGGGAAG CAAACCTGTTGGGATGCCATCTCCAGTGTCTCCAAAGCTGTCTCCAGGGAATTCAGGAAATTACTCTTCCGGGGCAGCCAACCCTTCAGGGAGCGGGTCCTCGGTGACGATCCCGCAGCGCATCCACCAGATGGCTGCCAGCTACGTCCAGGTCACCTCCAACTTCCTCTATGCCACTGAAATCTGGGAACAAGCAGAACAGCTCTCGAGAGAACAGAAAG AGTTCTTTGCAGAACTGGACAAGGTGATGGGGCCCCTGGTGTTTAACACGAGCATCATGACGGAGCTGGTGCGTTACACGCGGCAGGGCCTGCACTGGCTGCGCCTGGACGCCAAGTGa